The following coding sequences lie in one Pseudoxanthomonas sp. SE1 genomic window:
- a CDS encoding oxidative damage protection protein, translating into MSRTVFCQYEQRETEGLDFVPYPGDLGKRIYANIGKPAWAAWLAHQTMLINENRLSPRDPKHRAFLEVELEKFLFGGGADKPTGYVPES; encoded by the coding sequence ATGTCGCGCACCGTCTTCTGCCAGTACGAACAACGCGAAACGGAAGGGCTCGACTTCGTTCCCTACCCCGGCGACCTGGGCAAGCGCATCTACGCGAACATCGGCAAGCCGGCGTGGGCGGCCTGGCTGGCTCACCAGACCATGCTGATCAACGAGAACCGGCTGTCCCCGCGCGATCCCAAGCATCGCGCCTTCCTTGAAGTGGAACTGGAGAAGTTCCTGTTCGGCGGCGGCGCGGACAAACCGACCGGATACGTGCCGGAGTCCTGA
- the mutY gene encoding A/G-specific adenine glycosylase, whose amino-acid sequence MPADTFAQRLLAWFDRHGRHDLPWQHPRTPYRVWLSEIMLQQTQVATVIPYFLRFVERFPTLPDLAAASTDDVMAHWAGLGYYARARNLHAAAKACVAQHGSDLPHDFDALHALPGIGRSTAGAILAQAWNDRFPILDGNVKRVLSRFHGISGWPGLPAVEKPLWALAERHLHDVPDGRLADFTQAQMDFGATLCTRTRPTCAMCPQQDDCVARRDRLVDRLPTSRPSKMLPEREAVALWLENADGDILLQRRPETGIWASLWTLPQADTDTGMRDWFAHEVQGYYDDAEELPVVVHTFSHYRLHLQPMRVRGVALRGRVRDNDDLRWVARGELAKLGLPAPIRKLLGN is encoded by the coding sequence GTGCCGGCTGACACCTTCGCCCAGCGCCTGCTGGCCTGGTTCGACCGGCACGGCCGCCACGACCTGCCCTGGCAACATCCGCGCACGCCTTACCGCGTTTGGCTGTCGGAAATCATGTTGCAGCAGACACAGGTGGCCACGGTCATCCCGTACTTCCTGCGCTTCGTCGAGCGCTTTCCCACCCTGCCCGACCTGGCCGCGGCTTCCACCGATGACGTGATGGCGCACTGGGCGGGGCTGGGCTACTACGCCCGCGCCCGCAACCTGCATGCGGCGGCGAAGGCCTGTGTCGCGCAGCATGGCAGCGACCTGCCACACGATTTCGACGCGCTGCATGCACTGCCCGGCATCGGGCGCAGCACCGCGGGCGCCATCCTGGCACAGGCGTGGAACGACCGTTTCCCCATCCTCGATGGCAACGTCAAGCGCGTGCTGTCGCGCTTCCACGGCATCTCCGGCTGGCCCGGCCTGCCGGCGGTGGAAAAGCCATTGTGGGCACTGGCGGAAAGGCACCTTCACGACGTGCCCGACGGCCGCCTGGCCGACTTCACGCAGGCGCAGATGGATTTCGGCGCCACGCTGTGCACGCGCACCAGGCCAACCTGTGCGATGTGCCCGCAGCAGGACGACTGCGTGGCGCGCCGCGATCGCCTGGTCGACAGGCTGCCCACGTCCCGTCCCTCGAAGATGCTGCCGGAGCGGGAAGCCGTGGCGTTGTGGCTCGAGAACGCCGACGGCGACATCCTGCTGCAACGGCGTCCGGAAACCGGCATCTGGGCGTCCCTATGGACGCTGCCGCAGGCGGACACCGACACAGGCATGCGCGACTGGTTCGCGCACGAAGTGCAGGGGTATTACGACGATGCCGAGGAACTTCCGGTGGTGGTGCACACCTTCAGCCACTACCGTCTGCATCTGCAGCCGATGCGGGTACGCGGGGTCGCCCTGCGCGGCAGGGTGCGCGACAATGACGATCTGCGATGGGTCGCGCGCGGCGAACTCGCCAAGCTGGGCCTGCCCGCGCCGATCCGCAAACTGCTGGGAAATTGA
- the ftsY gene encoding signal recognition particle-docking protein FtsY — translation MIGFFRRKKPQDGPDAAQTRPSTEELAAAFPRAPGEMLPTDAPPAAAAVVDEAVSKTDAPNDDASALSEPAAAASRADEPEPADAAPAAPAGKSGWRDRLRRTSAALGLAGLFTRNPRLDDDLLDEIETALLTADVGVPATTAIIEDLRKRMKEREFADAQALLKALRADLIALITPVARPLVIDTSRKPFVVLTIGVNGVGKTTTIGKLARRFKQDGHSLMLAAGDTFRAAAVAQLQTWGERNGVPVVAQGQDADPASVAFDALQSAKSRGFDVLIADTAGRLHTQTGLMSELGKIRRVLGKIDESAPHEVLMVIDGTTGQNALSQLRQFHAAVGVTGLVVTKLDGTAKGGVVFALAREFGIPIRYAGIGERVEDLRVFDAEAFVDALLPEALGAG, via the coding sequence ATGATCGGTTTTTTCCGCCGCAAGAAGCCCCAGGACGGCCCGGACGCCGCCCAGACCCGCCCCAGCACCGAAGAACTCGCCGCCGCCTTCCCGCGCGCGCCGGGCGAGATGCTGCCGACGGACGCACCCCCGGCCGCCGCTGCCGTAGTGGATGAAGCGGTATCGAAGACGGACGCGCCCAACGACGATGCCAGCGCCCTGTCCGAACCCGCCGCTGCTGCATCACGAGCAGATGAGCCGGAACCCGCCGATGCCGCGCCCGCCGCGCCGGCCGGCAAGTCAGGCTGGCGTGACCGCCTGCGCCGCACCAGCGCCGCGCTCGGCCTGGCCGGCCTGTTCACGCGCAACCCGCGCCTGGACGACGACCTGCTGGACGAGATCGAAACCGCCCTGCTGACCGCCGACGTGGGCGTGCCGGCCACCACCGCCATCATCGAAGACCTGCGCAAGCGCATGAAGGAGCGCGAGTTCGCAGACGCACAGGCCTTGCTGAAGGCGCTGCGTGCCGACCTGATCGCGCTGATCACGCCGGTCGCCAGACCGCTGGTGATCGACACCAGCCGCAAGCCGTTCGTCGTGCTGACCATCGGCGTCAACGGCGTGGGCAAGACCACCACCATCGGCAAGCTTGCGCGCCGCTTCAAGCAGGACGGCCACAGCCTGATGCTGGCCGCCGGCGACACCTTCCGCGCCGCCGCCGTCGCGCAGCTGCAGACCTGGGGCGAACGCAACGGCGTGCCCGTGGTCGCACAGGGCCAGGATGCGGATCCGGCGTCGGTTGCCTTCGACGCGCTCCAGTCGGCCAAGTCGCGCGGCTTCGACGTGCTGATCGCCGACACCGCGGGCCGCCTGCATACGCAGACCGGCCTGATGAGCGAACTGGGCAAGATACGCCGCGTGCTCGGCAAGATCGACGAGAGCGCGCCACACGAAGTGCTGATGGTCATCGATGGCACCACCGGCCAGAACGCGCTCTCGCAGCTGCGCCAGTTCCATGCCGCCGTCGGCGTCACCGGCCTGGTGGTCACCAAGCTGGATGGCACTGCCAAGGGCGGCGTGGTGTTCGCGCTGGCGCGCGAGTTCGGCATCCCGATCCGCTACGCCGGTATCGGCGAGCGCGTGGAAGACCTGCGCGTGTTCGATGCGGAAGCCTTCGTCGATGCGCTGTTGCCGGAAGCGCTGGGTGCCGGCTGA
- the htpG gene encoding molecular chaperone HtpG has translation MTIETRKETLGFQAEVKQLLQLMIHSLYSNKEIFLRELVSNAADAADKLRFEALKEPGLIEEDPTLRIRIGFDAAARTVTIDDNGIGMSRDEAVAHLGTIAKSGTGDFLKALSGDQKKDANLIGQFGVGFYSAFIVADRVDVFSRRAGLPASEGVHWSSAGEGDFEVATVDKPERGTRIVLHLKEGEEGFADGWKLRGIVKKYSDHVGLPIEMPKEHHGEDKPAAPEWEAVNKASALWTRAKSEIKDEEYTEFYKHIAHDFTDPVAWSHNKVEGKLEYTSLLYVPGRAPFDLYHRDGAKGLKLYVQRVFIMDQAEQFLPLYLRFLRGVVDSSDLSLNVSREILQSGPVVDSMRSALTKRALDMLEKLAKDKPEDYKAFWTNFGQVLKEGPAEDYANREKIAGLLRFASTHDTSGAPSVSLADYVGRLQEGQDKLYYLTGESHAQIKDSPHLEIFRKKGIEVLLLTDRIDEWLMGYLTEFDGKSFVDVARGDLDLGALDSEDEKKAQEESAKAKEALTGRIKTVLGPDVADVRVSHRLTDSPAILAMGQGDLGVQMRQLLEASGQTAPESKPVFEFNPEHPLIAKLDAESDANRFNNLTRVLFDQAALAAGESLKDPAGYVKRLNALLLELSA, from the coding sequence ATGACCATCGAAACCCGCAAGGAAACACTGGGCTTCCAGGCCGAAGTGAAGCAGCTGCTGCAGCTGATGATCCACTCGCTGTACTCGAACAAGGAGATCTTCCTGCGCGAGCTGGTGTCCAACGCCGCCGACGCCGCCGACAAGCTGCGCTTCGAGGCGCTGAAGGAACCCGGCCTGATCGAGGAAGATCCCACCCTGCGCATCCGCATCGGCTTCGATGCCGCCGCGCGCACGGTGACCATCGACGACAACGGCATCGGCATGAGTCGCGATGAAGCCGTCGCCCATCTCGGAACGATCGCGAAGTCCGGCACCGGCGACTTCCTCAAGGCGCTGTCCGGCGACCAGAAGAAGGACGCCAACCTGATCGGCCAGTTCGGCGTGGGTTTCTACAGCGCCTTCATCGTGGCTGACCGCGTGGACGTGTTCAGCCGTCGCGCCGGCCTGCCCGCCAGCGAAGGCGTGCACTGGTCAAGCGCCGGCGAAGGCGATTTCGAGGTGGCCACGGTCGACAAGCCCGAACGCGGCACACGCATCGTGCTGCACCTGAAGGAAGGCGAGGAAGGCTTCGCCGATGGCTGGAAGCTGCGCGGCATCGTCAAGAAATATTCGGACCACGTCGGCCTGCCGATCGAGATGCCGAAGGAGCACCACGGCGAGGACAAGCCGGCCGCGCCGGAATGGGAGGCCGTCAACAAGGCCAGCGCACTGTGGACGCGCGCCAAGTCCGAGATCAAGGACGAGGAATACACCGAGTTCTACAAGCACATCGCCCACGACTTCACCGATCCGGTCGCGTGGAGCCACAACAAGGTCGAGGGCAAGCTGGAATACACCTCGCTGCTGTACGTGCCCGGTCGCGCGCCGTTCGACCTGTACCACCGCGACGGCGCCAAGGGCCTGAAGCTGTACGTGCAGCGCGTCTTCATCATGGACCAGGCCGAACAGTTCCTGCCGCTGTACCTGCGCTTCCTGCGCGGCGTGGTGGATTCATCCGACCTGTCGCTCAACGTCTCGCGCGAGATCCTGCAATCCGGCCCGGTGGTCGACTCCATGCGCTCCGCGCTGACCAAGCGCGCACTCGACATGCTGGAGAAGCTGGCCAAGGACAAGCCCGAGGACTACAAGGCGTTCTGGACCAACTTCGGCCAGGTGCTGAAGGAAGGCCCGGCCGAGGACTACGCCAACCGCGAGAAGATCGCCGGCCTGCTGCGCTTCGCGTCCACCCACGACACCTCCGGCGCGCCCAGCGTGTCGTTGGCCGACTACGTGGGTCGCCTGCAGGAAGGCCAGGACAAGCTGTACTACCTGACCGGGGAATCGCATGCGCAGATCAAGGACAGCCCGCACCTGGAGATCTTCCGCAAGAAGGGCATCGAGGTGTTGCTGCTCACCGACCGCATCGACGAATGGCTGATGGGCTACCTGACCGAGTTCGACGGCAAGTCCTTCGTCGACGTCGCCCGCGGTGATCTGGACCTGGGTGCGCTGGACAGCGAGGACGAGAAGAAGGCGCAGGAGGAAAGCGCGAAAGCGAAGGAGGCCCTCACCGGCCGCATCAAGACCGTGCTGGGCCCGGACGTGGCCGACGTGCGCGTCTCGCATCGCCTGACCGATTCGCCCGCCATCCTCGCGATGGGCCAGGGCGACCTGGGCGTGCAGATGCGCCAGCTGCTGGAAGCCAGTGGCCAGACGGCACCGGAGAGCAAGCCCGTGTTCGAATTCAACCCGGAGCATCCGCTGATCGCGAAACTCGATGCCGAGAGCGATGCGAACCGCTTCAACAACCTGACCCGCGTGCTGTTCGACCAGGCTGCGCTGGCCGCGGGTGAGAGCCTGAAGGACCCGGCCGGCTACGTGAAGCGGCTCAATGCGCTGCTGCTGGAGTTATCGGCGTAA
- the rsmD gene encoding 16S rRNA (guanine(966)-N(2))-methyltransferase RsmD yields MARNARRLSSTSASAPRGTGQVRIIGGRWRGTKLAVPDRPGLRPSSDRVRETLFNWLMPALPDARVLDLFAGTGVLGLEALSRGAAHAVLVERDSGLAEALREAAAKLSAPAEVHAADALAWLDGRGDAFDLVFLDPPFADGLWARALDGLAPRLAPGAWVYVESPADVQPGVPPAWALHREGRTREVRYALYRTPGAQPTATLRPDDPPATTE; encoded by the coding sequence ATGGCCCGCAACGCTCGTCGCCTCTCTTCAACTTCCGCCTCCGCGCCGCGCGGCACCGGCCAGGTGCGGATCATCGGTGGGCGGTGGCGTGGCACGAAGCTGGCGGTGCCGGACCGTCCCGGTCTGCGGCCCAGCAGCGATCGCGTGCGCGAGACCCTGTTCAACTGGTTGATGCCGGCATTGCCGGACGCGCGCGTGCTCGACCTGTTCGCCGGTACCGGCGTGCTGGGGCTGGAGGCGCTGTCGCGCGGCGCGGCGCACGCCGTGCTGGTGGAGCGCGACTCCGGGCTGGCCGAGGCGCTGCGCGAGGCGGCGGCGAAGCTGTCCGCGCCCGCCGAGGTACATGCGGCTGACGCACTGGCGTGGCTGGACGGCCGTGGGGACGCCTTCGACCTGGTATTCCTGGACCCGCCCTTCGCCGATGGCCTGTGGGCGCGCGCGCTGGACGGGTTGGCGCCGAGGCTGGCGCCCGGTGCCTGGGTCTACGTGGAATCGCCGGCGGACGTCCAGCCGGGGGTCCCGCCGGCCTGGGCGCTGCACCGCGAGGGTCGGACACGCGAGGTCCGCTATGCGCTGTACCGGACCCCGGGCGCGCAGCCCACTGCTACACTGCGCCCCGACGATCCGCCGGCGACGACTGAATGA
- the coaD gene encoding pantetheine-phosphate adenylyltransferase yields the protein MTVARTRTAVYPGTFDPITNGHIDLIDRAAPLFERVIIGVAESPGKGPALPLAQRVALAREAVAKHAHVEVQGFDGLLAHFVKDVGGGVLLRGLRAVSDFEYEFQLASMNRHLIPEVETLFLTPAEQYGFISSSLVREIARLGGDVSGFVPPAVVAALKAQWQKQRQGA from the coding sequence ATGACTGTGGCGCGCACCCGGACGGCCGTGTACCCCGGCACGTTCGACCCCATCACCAATGGCCATATCGACCTGATCGACCGCGCTGCGCCGCTGTTCGAGCGCGTGATCATCGGCGTGGCCGAGAGCCCGGGCAAAGGGCCTGCGCTGCCGCTGGCGCAGCGCGTCGCGCTGGCCCGCGAAGCCGTGGCCAAGCACGCGCACGTGGAAGTGCAGGGCTTCGACGGCCTGCTCGCACACTTCGTGAAGGACGTGGGCGGCGGCGTGCTGTTGCGTGGCCTGCGCGCGGTGTCCGACTTCGAGTACGAGTTCCAGCTGGCCAGCATGAACCGCCACCTGATCCCCGAGGTCGAGACGCTGTTCCTGACGCCGGCCGAGCAGTACGGATTCATTTCCTCGTCGCTGGTGCGCGAGATCGCCCGGCTGGGCGGCGACGTGTCCGGTTTCGTGCCGCCGGCCGTCGTTGCCGCGCTCAAGGCACAATGGCAGAAACAAAGACAAGGCGCCTGA
- a CDS encoding YfhL family 4Fe-4S dicluster ferredoxin, producing the protein MSLKINELCVNCDVCEPACPNQAISMGETIYVIDPARCTECVGHHDEPQCVVVCPVECIDPDPAYPETHEALLAKMLRLQAG; encoded by the coding sequence ATGTCCCTCAAGATCAACGAACTCTGCGTCAACTGTGATGTCTGCGAGCCGGCCTGCCCCAACCAGGCCATCTCGATGGGCGAGACGATCTATGTGATCGATCCGGCGCGCTGCACCGAATGCGTCGGCCATCATGACGAACCGCAATGTGTCGTCGTGTGCCCGGTCGAGTGCATCGACCCCGATCCGGCGTATCCTGAGACCCACGAAGCATTGCTGGCGAAGATGCTCCGGCTGCAGGCCGGCTGA
- the ggt gene encoding gamma-glutamyltransferase — MIQRRLFALLFVVAFAPAAWAADASRTSAPHPPGVAIASAHALATQAGLDVIAQGGNAFDAAIAVSSTLSVVEPISSGLGGGGFFLLHEGKTGKDVFIDARETAPAAATPDKYLLPNGDFNRDRAENGPWAAGIPGLPAAFVHLAAKYGKLPLKTSLAPAIRTAREGFPVYARMARGYQARREVMERYKGTRAVFLANGQPIKEGDVFRQPDLARTLERLAAQGFDGFYKGETAKLLLAGVKAEGGQWTAKELAGYTVREREPLTFEYNDWQVTTAPPPSSGGVALTQMLQILDAYDLSKLDQAQRTHLIVEAMRRAFRDRTFYLGDPDFVQIPMKTLTSPYYAAGLRATINPQKATPSDQLSGQQTPLEDEETTHFSIIDAEGNRVAGTQTVNLLYGSGLVPPGTGVLLNNEMDDFALKPGTPNAFGVMGYDANAPQPGKRMLSSMTPTFLESPDKVAVLGTPGGSRIITMVLLGVLGYDAGLDPQAVAALPRFHHQWMPDLIEMETDALSPASQQALEAMGHKFKVPGNSAQGGRGSSHVWGNLQTVEWDRTTNTLHGGSDPRNPVGAAKVVESEPTR, encoded by the coding sequence GTGATCCAACGCCGTCTTTTCGCATTGCTGTTCGTCGTCGCCTTCGCGCCTGCCGCGTGGGCGGCCGATGCTTCCCGCACTTCTGCGCCGCATCCCCCGGGCGTGGCCATCGCCAGCGCGCACGCGCTTGCCACGCAGGCCGGTCTCGATGTCATCGCGCAGGGCGGCAACGCCTTCGATGCCGCCATCGCGGTCTCGTCGACGCTGTCGGTGGTCGAGCCGATCAGTTCCGGACTGGGTGGCGGCGGCTTCTTCCTGCTGCACGAAGGCAAGACCGGCAAGGACGTCTTCATCGATGCGCGCGAGACCGCACCCGCAGCGGCTACGCCGGACAAGTACCTGTTGCCGAATGGCGACTTCAACCGCGATCGCGCAGAGAACGGCCCGTGGGCCGCGGGAATTCCCGGGCTGCCTGCCGCGTTCGTCCACCTGGCGGCGAAGTACGGCAAGCTGCCGTTGAAGACATCCCTGGCGCCCGCTATCCGCACTGCACGCGAGGGCTTCCCGGTCTACGCGCGCATGGCACGCGGATACCAGGCGCGCCGTGAGGTGATGGAACGGTACAAGGGCACGCGCGCGGTCTTCCTCGCGAACGGACAGCCGATCAAGGAAGGCGATGTCTTCAGGCAACCCGATCTGGCCCGCACGCTTGAGCGTCTGGCTGCACAGGGCTTCGATGGTTTCTACAAGGGCGAGACCGCGAAGCTGCTGCTGGCCGGCGTGAAGGCCGAAGGCGGGCAGTGGACGGCGAAGGAGCTGGCCGGCTACACGGTGCGCGAGCGGGAGCCGCTGACGTTCGAATACAACGATTGGCAGGTGACGACCGCGCCGCCACCGTCGTCCGGCGGCGTGGCGCTGACGCAGATGCTGCAGATCCTCGATGCCTACGATCTGTCCAAGCTGGATCAGGCGCAGCGCACGCACCTGATCGTCGAAGCGATGCGCCGCGCCTTCCGTGACCGCACCTTCTATCTCGGCGATCCGGACTTCGTGCAGATCCCGATGAAGACGCTCACCAGCCCGTACTACGCGGCCGGCCTGCGCGCGACGATCAACCCACAGAAGGCGACGCCCAGCGACCAGTTGTCGGGCCAGCAGACGCCGCTGGAAGACGAGGAAACCACGCATTTCTCCATCATCGATGCCGAGGGCAACCGCGTTGCCGGCACGCAGACCGTCAATCTGCTGTACGGCTCGGGCCTGGTGCCGCCGGGCACGGGCGTGCTGCTGAACAACGAGATGGATGATTTCGCATTGAAGCCCGGCACGCCGAATGCTTTCGGGGTGATGGGCTACGACGCCAACGCGCCGCAGCCGGGCAAGCGCATGCTCAGTTCGATGACGCCGACCTTCCTGGAGTCGCCGGACAAGGTGGCGGTGCTGGGCACGCCGGGTGGCAGCCGCATCATCACCATGGTGCTGCTGGGCGTGCTGGGTTACGACGCCGGTCTGGATCCGCAGGCGGTCGCCGCCCTGCCGCGCTTCCATCACCAGTGGATGCCGGACCTGATCGAGATGGAGACCGACGCACTGAGTCCCGCGTCGCAGCAGGCGCTGGAAGCGATGGGTCACAAATTCAAGGTGCCAGGCAACAGTGCACAGGGCGGCCGCGGTTCCAGCCATGTCTGGGGTAACCTGCAGACGGTGGAATGGGACAGGACGACCAATACGCTGCACGGTGGCAGCGACCCGCGCAATCCGGTGGGTGCGGCGAAGGTGGTGGAGTCGGAGCCGACACGCTGA
- a CDS encoding MBL fold metallo-hydrolase, giving the protein MKLWSLLGNSQKLDGGAMFGNAPRAMWEKWSPPDAENRIELACRALLVQPLNGRTVLFETGIGAFFEPKMRARFGVQEDRHVLLDSLQAAGFSHEDIDVVVLSHLHFDHAGGLLAPWQDGKAPELLFPNATFVVGADHWQRALKPHPRDRASFIPELQPLLEASGRLELVSSDHSNVLGESVRFTFSDGHTPGLMLAEIVGPERVDGQAHGGVVFCADLIPGRSWVHVPITMGYDRNAELLIDEKRAFLDDKLARNVHLFFTHDPGCALAQVTRDEKGKFGVAHEVTELHARTLAA; this is encoded by the coding sequence ATGAAACTCTGGTCGCTGCTGGGCAATTCCCAGAAACTCGATGGGGGCGCGATGTTCGGCAACGCGCCGCGCGCCATGTGGGAGAAGTGGTCTCCGCCTGATGCGGAGAACCGCATCGAGCTGGCCTGCCGCGCGCTGCTGGTGCAGCCGCTGAACGGCAGGACGGTATTGTTCGAGACCGGCATCGGCGCGTTCTTCGAGCCGAAGATGCGCGCCCGCTTCGGCGTGCAGGAAGACCGCCACGTGCTGCTCGATTCGCTGCAGGCGGCCGGCTTCTCGCACGAGGACATCGACGTGGTGGTGCTCAGCCACCTGCACTTCGATCACGCCGGTGGCCTGTTGGCGCCATGGCAGGACGGCAAGGCGCCGGAACTGCTGTTCCCCAACGCGACGTTCGTCGTCGGTGCCGACCATTGGCAGCGTGCCCTGAAGCCGCATCCGCGCGATCGCGCGAGCTTCATTCCCGAACTGCAGCCGTTGCTGGAAGCGAGTGGGCGACTGGAACTCGTATCCAGCGACCACTCAAACGTGCTCGGCGAATCCGTACGCTTCACCTTCAGCGACGGCCACACGCCGGGCCTGATGCTGGCGGAGATCGTCGGACCGGAGAGGGTGGACGGACAGGCGCACGGTGGCGTGGTGTTCTGCGCTGACCTGATTCCCGGCCGGTCCTGGGTGCACGTGCCCATCACCATGGGCTACGACCGCAACGCCGAACTGCTGATCGACGAGAAGCGCGCCTTCCTCGACGACAAGCTCGCCCGCAACGTCCACCTGTTCTTCACCCACGACCCGGGCTGCGCACTGGCGCAGGTCACGCGCGACGAGAAGGGCAAGTTTGGCGTCGCCCACGAGGTCACCGAGCTGCACGCGCGTACGCTGGCGGCGTGA
- the upp gene encoding uracil phosphoribosyltransferase — protein sequence MKTVEVRHPLVQHKIGLLRNAGLNTKDFRELVTELGTLLAYEATADLELTTETMAGWAGPVDVKKIAGAKITLVPILRAGLGMLPGVLALIPTARVSVVGLQRDEETLQPVPYFEKLTGRLEERDALILDPMLATGGTLIATIDMLKRAGAKRIKGIFLVAAPEGLKALEAAHPDVEVYTAAVDERLNDKGYILPGLGDAGDRIFGTRIG from the coding sequence ATGAAGACCGTCGAAGTCCGCCACCCCCTCGTCCAGCACAAGATCGGCCTGCTGCGCAACGCCGGCCTCAACACCAAGGATTTCCGCGAACTGGTCACCGAGCTGGGTACGCTGCTGGCCTACGAGGCCACGGCCGATCTCGAACTCACCACCGAGACCATGGCCGGCTGGGCCGGACCGGTCGACGTGAAGAAGATCGCCGGCGCCAAGATCACCCTGGTACCGATCCTGCGTGCCGGTCTGGGCATGCTGCCAGGTGTGCTGGCGCTGATCCCCACCGCGCGCGTCAGCGTGGTCGGCCTGCAGCGCGACGAGGAAACGCTGCAACCCGTGCCCTACTTCGAGAAGCTGACCGGGCGCCTGGAGGAACGCGACGCGCTGATCCTGGACCCGATGCTGGCCACCGGCGGCACCCTGATCGCCACCATCGACATGCTCAAGCGCGCCGGCGCGAAGCGGATCAAGGGCATCTTCCTGGTCGCCGCACCGGAAGGGCTCAAGGCACTGGAAGCGGCGCATCCCGATGTCGAGGTCTACACTGCCGCCGTCGACGAACGACTCAATGACAAGGGTTACATCCTGCCGGGCCTGGGGGACGCAGGTGACCGCATCTTCGGTACGCGGATCGGTTGA